From Solanum stenotomum isolate F172 chromosome 2, ASM1918654v1, whole genome shotgun sequence:
agaaaaccAAAACCCATAAAATTTCAACAGTGTGTGATTGACTATAGATTATAAAAAATGCACATTACCTTTCATATGTATTAAGGGACTGTATAGAACGGTTCTTGATTGAATTTAAGAGAGACCTGTATACTTGCATTTTGCACAAACTTGACAAATTATGTGAAGTAAACAAAACTGGGTATCTTAGAATTGGAACTTATGGGCAACAAATTGCACTATTCTCTATACTAATATCTTCATTTCTACTGAATATCAACTGCAAGGGTTATGGAAATCCTGCGAAGAAGGTGATGAGCAAAACGGCACCGTTTTGGTGACTTTTGCGCCAAGATCCTTGACCTTTCCCACAAGTATAGAGATAAATTTATTCTCttgcatatattttttattacataTTTCTTCATGTAAATTTTGAGGCCACTTAGTTCCCGTTTTggatttgtttatttttaggtgcttttcatttttaaatattttttaaattttagggGTATTTAAAAAGGTtaaaaagtgattttaacccctcaattttagttaaaaaaagatataaaataaatcaaagatcAAAAGTAGGATATCTTCTACTTGTAACTTTTagcttttaatttataaattactaCTTTTTATAAGTTCATTCAAACAGACCCTAATCTTTAACAATCTTCTAAAGTAGATAAGCTTTAACtttaaattagaaattaaaaataaatatttattttagtttcttgaaatataTACTACTAAAAGTAACTAATAAACTTATATATATCACATATAATTTGACATGGGCGTGACATTTTCACTTACCTAATGTTCCATCTACTTTATGAAATTCAATTTAATCAATCAGTAATAAGTAATGAAAGACATTATGTTGTGAAAATCTGAAGATGGCCATGAGCCAGATAGCTGATATAGTAATGTAATTCGAACTTTGAAGAATATCtataactttaaattaaaatgtaactATAACAATCTTAAAGTGTGAGCATAGACAAACTACGCTCACACTTTATATTTGCTACATGCTATAATAGACTTGTAcgcagtggcggatccaggatttagacTCTGTGGGTGCCAAATAgacttatcgattaaattaattttatatttgattaaattattcgtcttttcgatataaattaatttaagttctctaatttttcttaaaagaacgTGTGCAgcaatttcctttttcttaaaaaaacgtctttttcaaaaaaataggtacaaatgGGATTCGAACCCGCAACATCAGCCTTTTAAAGTTGCCCTCCTACCGTGGCACCACAAGCCAATTTTGTTCTGTGAGTGGCAcgctttatataaatataaatactatatatatatacctatgtatatatagagtttccgtcgaagtttgggggtggcgtggcacccccaaACCCCTTAATAGATTCGCCTCTGCTTGTACGTGCTACAATATATTTTCTATGAACACACTAGTAATAACACATTAGGCTTGCCCAAAACGAGGCTCGGGCTCAGCTTCAAGATCCTCGATTGGCATCTCAGTTAAGTGAATAGTCTTCATCTTGTTTATGGCATTAGCAGGATTAAGGCTCTTCGGGCAACATGCTGTGCAATTTTTTATAGTCCTGCACCGGTACAAACGCCCTTGGTCCTCTGTTATTGCCTGCAATCTCTCATTTGCAAATTCATCTCgactaaagaaaaaagaaaactaattaTCGGAGTGAAATGACCATATTTTTGGTATTTATTCGACTGGTGTTTTGAAGAATTAACCTGTCCGAGATCCATCGATAGGCATGGAGCAAGGCTGCAGGCCCAAGGAACTCCTCGGGATTCCACCAGTAAGAAGGACAAGAAGTGCTGCAACAAGCACATAATATACATTCATATATGCCATCAAGCTTCTTCCTATCCTCTGGTGTTTGCCTGTATTCTCTCCCATCTGGGGGTGGTTTTCGTTTCTTCAACCATGGCTCTATAGACCTGCAAATCCTCAAAACACCCACAACATTCATTTTTTGCACCATGCTCCAATGTATAATTGTCGATGAGAGGCCGAATCTATCACGTCAGAGTTCAACTCAACTGATGAACTCATTATTAATTCATTGATTCAGTGTAACTACATACGCGCACACCAAAAACATTTACAACTTGTATAGACATAATAAGGTCATCCATTCTAGACCTACTTTGCAAAATCTAGATTGCAGATTCACATCTATTGAaaatgaaaggttataaaataCAGTTATCGTGAACTTGAAACAGATCTAGTTAACGGcactaattaattaagattcGACTATAAATTTTTGCAAGTATGTATTTGTACATACTAACATGCAAATATTCTCCATCCGTCCCGATTTTTGTAGCATTCTTTCCTTTCTAAATTATCCAAGAAGAATATTACCTTTTTCATAATTAGAAAcaacttaactttaaaattccTCTTTTATCTTTCATAAAAATGTCTTGAGgcttgttttagaccacaaatttcaagAGTCTTAGTTACTTTCTTGAACGTCATGTACCTAATCAAACAGTGCAACGTAAATTGAAACGGAATAAGTACCACTATAGTAGTGACTACCAGAATCTTTTTGAGTAAATTGAAACAATAGGGTGATATTTCTAAACATCAATGTCAAACATGGCATGTCTACATCGAACATTACTGATGGATGTATAATCGGAATTAAATAACTTGATGAAATGAGAAAAGGAGAGGGAAATTACTTGTACTGCTGGTAGAAATTAGTGAGATCAACCACCAAATCTTTGATAACAAACATGTGAGGAAGAGGAATGATGGTAGTTGGCTTGCTAGTGTCTGTATCTATAGGCTTGAGACATGCTACGGTGTTAACACCATTTATGTTCATTGAGCATGATCCACATATTCCTTCTCTACACGACCTTCTGTAACTCAAACTCGAATCTTCCTCCCCCTTTATCTTTTGCAATGCATCCAGaacctataaaaaaaaaacatttactaAATTGAGTGCGTCTAATAAACTTTTTATTAATAGTACGCTTATGATAGTTACTATAGATATAAGACACTGTTAGGTTCGAATCAAATTCTGTTTTCCCCTAAAATTTAcaacaaagagaaaaaagttATATTGCACACCTAAAGAAGCGACTTCcctaaatttggaaattttttaaCTTGAAGTCAAAGATAACACATAAATGTTATGATGTGTGTCTAGGACTAAGTCATTCCTTCTTTTCTTAATCTCCATATCTAAAGTCAAAATAGGTTCAAAATCCAGCAGACACAAAATACaaagcaatttttttctcatttgtcAAAACTTTGAGAACCAAAGCCACCCAATACtcataaaattagttaaaatgcGCATGAGGACTATCATTCAATTTTCTTCAAACTAAattgaattgtattattttcaATCAACTCTTGTTCTCCTTAATTTACAGTTATAAGAAATGTTCATGAGGTTCTAATGTTggattttaaaaggtgtgaatggaagatgaagagttgcgacttttatgaagagttgtgacttttatgaaaagttgcgacttttatgaaaggttgtgacctttccgaaagattgtgacttttccaaaggtttgtgacgtttccggtaaggcacaataagaagcttttcacactatcctttgttttctataaattgagggatttcctctcattttagttgaatgaatttttctagacttcttctactactactaaatctagtattctaagtgtactttactgccgttgagtggttcgctgacaccgtggttttaggtaccgatatatacaccggtgagtaagttcgttctatcctgggaggatatattccattaacctcgagtacttgaggggaataatttccttaaggggacactgtgcattcagtgagctcaattttatttctttgagaaaaatatttttatattgtttctaatttgtttctgattctattttctctactagttttaattttctagtttgaaaatactctttaaactttgttgtttcttatcaagttcttcaaaattttgttctaagtatcttaggaatacaagatgaacaacaatcttaagaaaATTAGTATactgttggtatttcttgtattctactGATTGAGAGAAACATATCATGGAAGTACAAGATTAATGCATTACTTCTCTAGAATTCGGTGCTTTGTTTAGCAAGGTCGAAGTGAGAATGTACTAGAAGAATTGATGGTATTTCAGTTAAAGATTACACCaggtaaccttcttattatttatctaaggagCTTCTAAAAGTTAACagttttgatatttatcatGTATGTCTTTGGAAAAAGATCTGCAAACCATATGATTTCTGAATGAATTTTCCTTGGCAAAAAGTgttgcctttaaaattctttagtttgcagaatgagagatgcacatttttgtttgataaaatagtatgtcaaaatgttatagttggaaggctatttgaaaagaaaagcatTTCTATGTGATAATCTaagaatatgttttattctgtttggagaaaaaaaaacttttatagttttgtaCTCCCCTATGaatttgattgtgtctgatttttgtagagtaaaaaaacttttgtagttttctactctAGATAAATAAGGCTATgcaattggtttgaagaatatgaaaacttaGATAAATAAGACTgcaattggtttgaagaatatgaaaacttcATCTAATAAGTcaatattgtattttttgtttaaatagaaaaaattgtacaaagtatttgtctttattattagtattctaaatactaattGGTATGTCTAATTGTGATAGAAAAAAGACCAATGACTTAAAGTATGTGATTTTGTGCCTGAAATAGGTGCCTCTAGGAATGAACTTTGACACTATGTAAAGATTGTCAAAGAGAATTGAAGCACTATAATTCTTTCgtagaataatatttccaaaagaggtTTCATGCTGCCAATAACATTTTGATAATCtggaaaaatatgtggaaaaattattttcaactatttgaaaaatatttttgagatcatatttaaaatgtggggggttctttgcttatgacaaagataaaattagacttagtgtctaattttaatttgg
This genomic window contains:
- the LOC125855252 gene encoding succinate dehydrogenase [ubiquinone] iron-sulfur subunit 3, mitochondrial-like, which gives rise to MSRNFIIKEGVKKLRHLRKEYSRFPILEGHPIAQQHGKEAVESVGIFKKLSDKDKKMKEFRIYRWNPDKPNQKPFLQSFFVHLPSCGPMVLDALQKIKGEEDSSLSYRRSCREGICGSCSMNINGVNTVACLKPIDTDTSKPTTIIPLPHMFVIKDLVVDLTNFYQQYKSIEPWLKKRKPPPDGREYRQTPEDRKKLDGIYECILCACCSTSCPSYWWNPEEFLGPAALLHAYRWISDSRDEFANERLQAITEDQGRLYRCRTIKNCTACCPKSLNPANAINKMKTIHLTEMPIEDLEAEPEPRFGQA